CTATTTAGCAAACACCTGAATCGCGAATACACTCCCACATATCCCCTCCCATCCCCTTCCATTGACATCAGTCTGGCTGTTCCTCGCGGCAAAAAGTGGCCGTGACCGTGGACCGTTCCTGAAACGTTGATATCGTGCCTGGAACGCACTGACTGGTTCGATGAACTGGATCCAAGGCACGTTGACCATCGGCAAATACTACCAACCGCAATGCTTCATCTTGGAAAGCTTAACTTCGTTCCCATGTCCACTCGGGAACTAGGCCAGGGGTAGGTTGAGGTCACTTGAAGATAGTCACGGTCGGCAGTTCAAGCTTATCGACCGGAGAACAATACCGACAGGCAGGGTCACCTTACATCTCGAGCCGGCAAGCCAAGACAGAAACAAGACTTTTATCCCACGTAGCGCAAGTCGTCGGCACCTTGGCAAGTATGTTCCTGAAGTTAGCGACTGCTTCTAGAGGCCCCCTGAAGATCTCTCCCGCCTTCGCCAAGCGCTTAGCAGGCTTAAGGTTGTTTGCTTGGCGGAAAGAAGCATAACGATATTATCCCGATGGACGCTGAGTGGACGCGGACGCGAGGAGGGTGCAGCCGCAGATGCAGCTGGTGCGGCGGACAGTGTTTGTTCCTTAAAGTATAAAGCATGGGAATCGTGCTTTGGGACAAAGGGAACAGTGAACAAACCTCGGCCAGCTAGGAGAGCGCTTGCTATCAGAGTTCGCCGCGGAAGGCGAAGGTGATGGCAATTGGTTGGAAGCGAGAATCTTCATCCGGCACGGCATCCGTATTCCTCTATCCATCGTTGGGCAAGTCATTAAGCTCCCGGCGATGGCTTCAAAGGGCAAAGGGGGAGGTCGTTGGAAGGAAGAGTAAACATAAGCTTTTCCCAGGGCTGAACAGGGATGGCAGACGAAACACAGGAAACACAGGAAACAAGTGAGGAGTCTTGGCTCGATCGCTTCTTTACGCGGCAGCGAAGCGAATCTTGCCCTATCTGGGCGATTTATGAAATCGTGGTAAAACGGCGTGTCGAGGTGTCATCCCTGGCCTGAAGCATTTGACCCCAAACTTTAACTCAAACTTTTGGGCGGAAGCAGTTGAGGCTAGTCAGCCTTCTTTCAAAGTCAGCTGTTTCTCACAACGAATGGCAGTTGTCCCTCCAGTCTCTGAACCGGATGGATGGTTCAATGTGTGGCGGACGTTGAAGATGGGGCGAGTTGGGTTGATGTTAGACCAAGCAACCTGATGTCTTGGCCAGCGAAACAAGCCAAGATCGTCGCGCCGTCTCATTGTATATCGTCCTAACACTCATGTCAAGCAATGACTGGGCGAGCTCGAGCCATCGAGATTGGCCAAGATGATCATCTCGTCCCAGAAAATACCATCTTCCACTATGAGTCTTTGGGTGATAGCTTCATGAGGCAATTATCCCACATAACTCAAGACTATGAAGGCACTGCGAAAGGTATCCCACTTACAGAGCCATTTGTCAGACTAGAATATCTCTTGGATATACTGTGAGTTGTCTCTAGGAGTTTCAATCGCTCTTAGAAACAAAGTCGCATGTAGGCCCTGTCGGTGGAACGTCAAATATACCAACTGCCAAGGAACATGACGTTATTAACCACAGACCAAGCACATACGCAGTGTAACCAGAATATTCGACGACCGCTTCCTGGACCAACCGTCGAGCTCATGTCACGGTTTGCGGGGAAAGACAAACATTCGTGTCTCGGGCCAGTAACGCTATGGTCTACGCCACGCGGAGACTCGAGACGCCGGCAGCTTGTTTGCTTTTTGACTGCCGTCTGCCGATTAACCAATCCCATTCGCCGGTTTTCATTTGGTTCCCTTCAAAGTCGTAAGTCGTCCCGTCTTGGGATTACGGCGCCATTGTTTTGGATGCTTTTGGGCAGATTTATCGGTTCCTTTTGGAACTAGACGTCTGTCGTCTGTCAAGTTGGATGAATGGAAACCAGTCGTCTCATTGCCGCCATAGTGGTTGTTCTTTACGCTCGGCCTTTGGCCACAGTCCGCGAGACCGAATTTCCCTCTTTTCGATTCAGTCTGTCATCTGGAACTGTCGAAATCTCGCCGTCTGTGCGGGTGAAGGAGTAGAGTTGGATGACTTCACTAATGACTCTCACGCACAACTAAGGTACCGGGAAATAAAAAGTCTGCACACACTATGTCCGTTCACTCATCGTTGTCAATTGCCGCGATATTCCACATTTTCCGGCCGGCCATGATAGACCCCGATTGGCATCCCCGGGATCCGCATGCTCCCTCGGACGCCGTGGAAAGTTGGCCCACCTGTTTGCTTCTTCCGCATTATTACAGGTTAGCCGAACGAATTGGTGTTGGCACATATTGGCCTGCATCGCACGGAGCCCCCGTTCCTGCAGCTCCTGCTGCTTGCCTGCAGGGCAAGCAAGAGAGAAAAGAGAAGGTCGTCAACAGGGTTACATTGGCCATGGAGTCGTGCTAGGCCCAAATGTGAAGTTGCGTTGGCAATCAAGCCACTCTCGAATCTTTGGACACGAGAAAAAGGCATGGCAGAGCCGGCGTCGGCTTCTTGATCATGAAACATACTTTATGAGTTGCAGATGTAGTCTTATCCTCGAGATATGGCGTATCGTGTGATCTACAGATAACTCTCTGAATACAGCTCCGGCCGTAGGTTGATGAGAAGCGTGATGAGGATAACAGTACTAGATAGCCCCTCAACTTGCCAAGAGGTTTAATGAATGCCCTTGTCGGTAACCCATGCTTGATAGGGTCGCAGCGCCGAATACGAACGACCTACGATTGCATTGGCATGTCACTTGCGTTGGAGTCACTGGCTAATGCAACAACACGCCGGACGCGCTGGATAATGGAAATTAGATGCTCAAGATACGAGTCGCGATGGTGTCGTTACTGTATATAATGCCATCATCATGTTCTTGTACAGTTGAGAAAGAGGCTTTCGAGGGTTATGGCTTCATGTCACCAGATCTCCTGTGATTCCACATTCGTTTAATCGCCAGAAAGAAGGGTATCGCCCCTTGACGCAGGATGCATCTGTCCACTCTTTTGCTTGCCGCCACGAGCGTGGTAGGTATCGCCGCACAGAGCAATCACCCGCTCATGCGCCGAGCTGATGACAACGCCCCCGAGACCGCGGCAAACAAGTCGACAGTTGAGCCCAAACGCTTCATCGTCGAGTTCGACAAGGTACATCTCATCCTTCCTCTTCTCAAACTCTGCCAACCAATACAGAGACCATGCTGACACTACTCAGGGCGCCGACGCATCCGCCCTAGCCGCCGACATCGCCAATCAGCGCGGCGCAAAGGTCCTTCGCGTCTTCACCAGTGACATCTTCACCGGTGCCGCCGTCGAGACGGACGTGGAGAACATTGACTCTCTGCAAGCGCTCGAGCCCGTCAAAGTGGCGTGGCAGTCCCGCAAGTTGAAGCTTGCGCCCAGCACGCCGCTTGCGTCGTTCGTGGAGAATGCTACTGCTATCGACTATGATATTCACCACATGACTGGCGTCGATAAGTTGCATGAGGCTGGTGTGTTAGGGAAGGGAGCTAAGGTTGCTGTTGTTGATACTGGGATTTGGTATACTCATGAAGCGGTACGTGAACGAGTCTCCGTGTGAAATGCCCGGCGAGTTTCTGACATACAACAGCTCGGTGGTGGATTTGGTGAGGGCTTCAAGGTTGCTGGTGGTTATGACTTTGTTGGTGATGGATGTGAGTTCACTCAGAACCCCTCTTCAGTCATCCGTTACTAACAGCTTCAGCTTGGCCGAACGAGGGTCAAGTAAAGAACCCCGATGCCGACCCCTTGGACCAGCAAGGCCACGGAACCCACGTCGCCGGCATCATCGCCGGTAACAGCAGCATGTAAGTCCATACCTCTCATCACACATCGAACCTCCCCAGCTAACACGCCCTCAAGCCTCACCGGCGTCGCCCCAGCAGCAACCCTCTACGCCTACAAAGTCTTCGGCACAGTAGACGGCACCGACGAAGACACCCTCATCGAGGCCTTCCTCGCAGCCTACGAAGCCGGCGTGGACATCATCACCTCCTCCATCGGCGGCATCAGCGGCTTCACAGACAACGCCTGGGCCGTCGTGGCCACGCGCCTCGTAGACCAGGGCGTCGTCGTCACTATCTCCGCCGGCAACGACGGGCAAGCCGGCGCCTATGCGGCCAGCAGCGGCTCCTCGGGCGAGCACGTCGTCGCCGTGGCATCCGTCGAGGCTGACGTGCTcgcttcctcgtcgttcCGGGGTGTTTTCTCCCTCGGCGGCGAGACGAATGAGACGAGGGTTGCGTATCGTGCTGTCGAAGATTGGTACCCTTCTGAGGTGAAGGATTGGCCCATCGTGCCCCTGAGCCTCAACTCGAGTACCGCAGATGAGGCGTGCAACCCTCTCCCCGCGGGAACTACCCCGGACCTGACGGGAGTCGTGGCCCTCGTCCGCCGGGGAGGCTGCAACTTTGATCAGAAGCAGCGTAACCTAGCCCCCTTCAACGCCTCGCATATTCTCTTCTACAGCAACGAGATGCCGCTCGTGCGCCCAACAACGGAAGACACCTCAAGCCTCATTGCAATGGTTGACGCGCGCGTCGGTGCCGCCATCATCGGCACCGTCCGCGCGGGCGGCAAGGTGACGGCAGACTTCACCGAACGTCCCATCTTCCACATCGTCGGCATCAACAACGAAGAGAACGGCGGTGTCGCAAGCTCCTTCACTTCCATCGGCGCCACGAATGACCTCTTCATCAAGCCTGATGTCGCAGCTCCCGGTGGCCAGATCTTGAGTTCCTATGTTGGCGGGGGGTATGCTATCCTCAGCGGCACGTCCATGAGCTGTCCTTACGTCGCCGGTGTTGCAGCTCTCTGGGCGGGTAAATTCGGAGGACGCAGCGTTCACGGGCCCGAATGGGCAAAGAACCTAGCCATGCGTCTCATTTCCTCCGGCGAGGCGATCAAATGGGACGACGGTCAGCTCAACAACAACCCATACGACTTCCTCGCGCCCGTAGCGCAGGTCGGAACGGGTCTCATCAACGCCACCAAAGTCCTTGAGTACGGTACCGCCCTCTCCTTTGCCAAATTCGCCCTCAACGACACGCACCACTTTAGCCGGTACCACGCCGTGGACATCACCAACGCCGGCGCCGAGCCCGTGACGTACAACTTTGAGCAGCAGGAGTTTGGCGGCATGAACACCGTCAACCTTGACCCGACTGCGTGGGGAACGCCCAAGATTGCGTGGTTCGAGGAGGTCATGTCCGCGCCTCAGAAGATGACGCCGTCAATATCCTTCCCCCGCCCCCTGACTGTCCAGCCGGGAGAGACGAAGACTGCTCAGTTCGGCTTCAACTACCCCGACGCCGCAGCTCAGGGCCTTGATGCGGCTAAGCTGCCCCTTTACAGCGGAAAGGTCCTCATAAAGGGGAATAACGGTGAAACGCTCGGTGTGCCATACCTGGGTCTGGCTGCGGACCTTCACAAGGACGTGGGCATCATGTTCCAGTATCCGACGGGTTTCCCGCGCATCACGTCTACCCGTAGCGACATCCCTATTGCTCAGAAAGCCAACTTCACGTTCAACCTTGACCCTGCGGTCCAGGACTTCCCGAACCTGTACGCCCGCATTCAGTACGCTACCCGTGAGCTGCGGTGGGACATCTTCGATGCCTCCTGGGTGGAGAGAGACTGGAAGTACCCTCCCGTCGTTGGCCAGGCTGGCTTCGTGGGCGCGGCGACGAGCTGGGCGAAGGCCTCGGGGAAGACGTTTATCGATCCTAGTGTGGATGACCCGAACGATATCATCACGCTGCCCATGCGTGACGTGCCAAGAGACATCGTCGGTGTGTACGGTGTTGAGTTGTGGTGGCTGGGTCGTCTGGCGAATGGTACGCAGATCGCGCCTGGCAAGTATAAGATGCGATTCGCTGCTTTGGTTCCGTTTGGGAACCCTGAGGCTTCAGATAATTGGGATGTCTACGAGACTCCAGCCTTTGAAGTCTTGCCTCTGTCAGTTTGAGGGTTTGTTCGAAGTTAAGTAAGGGTTGTGTGGCATGATAGCAGTAGCAGCGCGTAGGTACTGTCGCTCATGTATAGAGACAAGATCATCTCTGCAAGAAATATACTTCGTATTGGGTATTATGTCTCCGACTTTGAACTCGACAAGCTCGGGTGCATGCGTGCTAGCAGTTTCATCGTCTGATCTTGATGGCTATAAATGACTACTCCCTCGAAAGGGGTTATGTTCTGGTATCTCTAACTTGTAAACTTGATCATAAATCACAACTTCTCCGTCTGGTTCCTGCTTAGAGTCTGGTGCTGCTCGGCAATGAACACCTCTTCCGAGGTGAGCTGGTACTTGCCGGACTGGCGAGCCGAGACACCCTTCTGGAACATGACATCCATCTCGCCAAAGGTGCGGCCCTTGGTCTCGAACATGCGGAAGTAACCCCAGATCCAGGTAAGGGTAGCAAGGACTGCCCAGAAGAATGCCTGCATGTCTAAATTAGTAATGCGCAGATACGGCTTGAGATTGGTATTGTCACTTACAGTCTTTCCCTTCAGGTTCCAGTCACCAGGTGCCAGCATCTTGGGCTGGATGAGGCCACCACAGATGATGTTACCGACGTAGTAGGTGCTGCGAGCCAAGACGACAGTCTGGGTGCGAAGACGAGTAGAGCCAATCTCGGCGACAAGGGTGTAAACGATAGGACCGACGGACATGGAGTAGAAGCCGAGCCATACGACGCAAAGGATGGACTGTCCCCAGATGATGCCACCAGTCTGGTTCGGGGCAACAGACAAGAATCCGATGATCCATAGGCAGGCCACAAGAAGAGAGAATCCGACAATCCAGATAGTACGACGACCAAACTTGTAGATGTATAGCCAAGAGATACAGGTGCCGAGGAAAGCGATGCCGGTACCTCCCAAGCTGATGGCGTACGAAGCGGAGGCGCTGATTCCAGTTTGctggaagaagaaggagccGGAGTAGCAGAGGGCGCCGCCGTTGGTAATTTGAGACATGAATGCCATGCAAGCGATCTCGGTACGTCGGAGGTTGGTTCCCTTGAAGCAGTCAAACAGAGAAGCGCCGGCTTGCTCCTCAATCTCGAGCTTGTTCGTATGGACCATCATGGCCACAGTGGCATCCAGATCAACGTTGTGTTCAGGCTCTGAGAGGCGCGCGAGCGACTTTTTGGCCGCATCGAGGTTGCCTTGACGAACGTGGTGCCAGGGAGACTCAGGGGCGAGCCAAGCGGCAATGATGAGGGGGATGGGCCAGACCCACTGCACGGCAAAGGGGATCTTGTAACTCCACTGACCCTTGACGTCGACGAGTCCTTTGAGGATACCGGCAGAGATGAACTGACCGATACACCAGCACAGGTTGACGTAGGAAGTCAGGTATCCACGGATAGCAAGGGGCGTGACCTCGGCAGCGTACGCAGGGCCAGTTGTGGCGAAGACACCCCAGGGAATGTTGCAGAGAACTTGACCAGCCAATTGCATCTCGATGTTGTGGGCGAAGAAAACGACAAAGACGAAGGCGGCGAGCCAGACGAGAGAAAAGATGAGGACCTTGCGGTGACCGAACTTTGGGGTGAGGTATCCGTTCAGGATGGCACCGACGATGTTTGCGACAGCTCCGATGGCGTTGAACTTCTGTTGCCAGGACGAAGAGATCTGGTAGCCGTTTTCCTCGTCGAGGTATTCACCGTACTTTTCGCGGAACGCGGGATAACCGTAAAAGGAGCCGATCAAGGTGACATCGTAACCCTCCATAATGACCGTGGTTGAGATGACtggcgaggaggagaagcgTCAGACGATTACTTGTAAGCAGAAGGCCCGTTTTAGGGGGACAACTCACGGATGGACCAGAAGGCGGCGCGCTTGTAGGTCTTGAGACCTTGCCAGACACCGAAGCTGTGTTCAATGTTGGTACCCTCGTGGGCCTCATTGTTGAGTCCCTTGTCGTCGAGGCTCACATCATTGAGGTGCGTGATGTGAGAGGGACCCTTTTCGACATGGATAGGGTCTTGTGGCTGGGAAGCCGTCTTTTGGGTGATGTCGTTTGACATGGCTGCGAACGCTCTGGGGCTGCTTGAAGCTGTTGACGATGGGCAAGCTCCTGGAGCAGAGTCGTATCGAGAAGAGACAGGAGGACCAGGCACGGTGAGCTGGGGGTGGGCAGttgtagtattttaaagtcGCGTCGAGGCGAGATCAAGGTGGTACCAGACAGTCGGCTTCCTCTCGTCTCATGCCATGGTTGCAGTCTGCAGAATATGCATGGTACTGGGACGAGGATGGGACGGTTGGCCTGAGCCGACCCCGTGGAGAAGCAGTTTGTTTCCCCCAAGCTTGGCCTCTATGGATGGGCCATTCCCCAATCAAACCGTGTTGGAGATCCTTCGTCGTGCCGGCCGGGGTAGGCTATACCGTTCACGCTCAAGCCATGTTCTCCTCATGGTACTGGATGTCTGGGCGGGCATGGGAAATGCTGGCCATGTGCGAGGCAGAACCCACATTCAAGTGGAAAGCCGATCGGGGCCTTGTGGCTAGCGGCGGGATTGACGGTCTTGGAAGATGTTGAGTGGGTGAAGGAAGCCATGGGGAAGAGAGTGCGGAGAGAGACGAGGGAGTTGACAAGCTGTGAATGGTCGAAACATCCAAGACGCCGGCGGGAGTAGCCAAGGGAAGCCAGCCGGGGGCGGGGAGAGGCAGATTACTGATGGGCCGTGGTCGATGTAGTGCCAAAACGAGTCCGGGGTTCTCGTCCTCGAGGAGTCTTTCGTAACGAGTCTGGAGACAAGGGGGAGAACTCGTGACTGGTTGTGACTGACAATAAGTCAGGATGGGGGAGGCAGGATGGCGGCGCAGTAGGGACGACGGACCGTCGAATCTGGGGGGGCTTCTGGTCAGTGGTTAGTCTGGGATCGAGGCATCAAGCAAAGAGGAAGCGTAAGAGACAAACTTGACTTCAAGAGGCTAGAAGGGAAATGTCGTCCGAGGCTTGGAGGAGGACAATTGGTGGAACTTCTCCCAAGGACGAAATTGACGGTTGGGGATGGCGGCGGGTGGCCTGGGAGATCGGAAGAGTCAATGTGCCTAGCGCATCCAAGAACGGATTAGGGTCGTTTGGCGAAGACTAGCGCGCCCTTAGCGAGAATAAGGTGGGCCGTAGCGGACCCGACGAGGAAGGAGATGTGGGGTAAGTCTGGGGATTTAGTGGCGTGATGGGCCGCACTGGATGCCCGGGGCCGCTGAGGAGTCGCTGGAGTTCACTGTAGGGCAGCCGTCTAGGCCTTGATGGCCGGTTCAGTTAGCAGACGGATGCGCTGAAGCACTTCCCCATCCAGGCCCAGCCCACACCTCTTGTGCTGGGTTTCCCCAAGTTTTGCGCCCTTCATCTGCAATGCCACCACCTCGCTTTCGTTTGTTGGTTCATTGCCGTTGCAGCAGGCGATGTGCAGCTGTTGTGTACCTCCACGTAGGAAATCAGCTTGAATATGCTGGATTCATGTCCTGTTTGGTGTGGAAGTCgagagcagcagcagccacgAGAAGACTGAAAATTCGAGGTGCAGAGCGAACGGTTAAATGTCTGGGTACGTATCCCCTCTTCTCGTGCCGGGCTTAGGTAATTCCACAGTTGCTCCGGAACTACCCAGGGCAGTACGTACCCATGGGTCATCCCCGGTTGCACCCGACAACAACCACTGCAACCTCAGGAGAACAATTTACGACCAACAACGACATCCACTCTCCATCGACCTGCGTTAAACAGCCGACTTTGACCACGCCTTCCTCCCGAGGCTATTCGGCTCACTCTGGCCTGTCCGTTGCCTCCTGGCTCATTATTGGCATTGGACACGGCATGAGAAGACACTATGGACGGAGACCTACGAGAAGCTTGATCGATGCTGACATTTGACACCTAGTATACGCCGTGCTTGGCTCTGCCTACAATGCAGATGCCGATTCCGAAAACATCACTGGCTACTCCCAACGACGCGGTCGGGTCACGTTCGAATCAAGGGGACACTCCCACCATCCGATTCCCCCAGAAAGTAGACACCACCTTCCTGCAAGCATCTGCCAGGTCGACAGGGAATGTGCCTTGACTTTCGGCTCCAAACCTCCTCTTGCCGTCGCCCCCAAAGGTCCCAACCAGTCACAACTTGCAATTGCTGCTGTGGAGTTCCGCGCGAATCAACTCCCTGTCTTCTCCAATTctgcttctcctcctcggcctGCCTCGGCCGAACCTCGACGTCCACTGGTCACAACCGAGTCTCATACGGATACGTGCATTAGGGGTCGTTTACTCTCACATTGTGAAAAGAGCACATTAACCCATTTGAGCTGCTGATCCTGGAGGGAGCTAAACAAAGCATCAGAAGTCTAGTCTCCGACAAATCCTATAAACTCTCTCCTCATACCAAGGTATGAATAACTGTCTATTTCCATCGTCTATATCGCGGCAACATGCGCAACCTGGTTAGGGACAAGGCCCGCAGGTGGAGCTCCGAAGAGAGTGGTTCTCGCATGTCCGCATAGAGCACCTCGATTGAAGCCACAGGGTCATGGGAACCACTAGAGCCGTGATGTTACGACCATAACCTGCCGTTGAGCCTCAACATTTACTGGCAGCAACGGATTCTACACGAATACGTGCATTAGGGGCAGGAAACTTGATTGTGAACGAAACCCATGGTGTTGTGTGAACTACTGAATCTAGAGAATAGAGGAAAGTGATGCTCAGGAGCTCTCAATAATCTCTTGTACTTATTGACTACCCACCCCTTGCGAGGAGCTGATCTGAAGAGGCACACCACATCCTCCATAGTGCTTTCCTGGCATAACAAAAAGCTCGGGATTTCCATCATCGCGGTCATAGCCAGCATCACCGGCATCAGGAAGCATCCGGCATCAGGAAGCATCAGAGCGAAAAGGGCAACTTGAGTAATAGAGCAGTAAGCATGACATAGGTAAGTACGGCCGAGCCTCGGTCTCAACTAGCAGCAGCGGATTCTTATACGAATACGTGCGTTAGGGATAGTCAACTCCTAAAGTGTGAAAGAAATTCATTGTGTTGTGTGAACTACTGGGACTATAAGGAATAGAGCAAAGTGAGTTAAGTGATGTTCTAGAGCATTTaaatcttcttattatattatttaactacccTCCCCTTGCGAGGAgggtttttaatttaatataatgcTAACTTCTGGCCTACCTTAGTGtttatcctatattataaatagctctgGGTCGCTATCGTTAACGTTATTCTAAGCGGCGCTAACTATAGATAGGCTATAGAGGTAGTGTTAGGCCTTGCCGGTTAGGCCTCGtcggttaagggatagcttaggggggtataaagagggggactaagtaataaaggagtagcttaggtatatatagagcgctagtaatatacctcgagggaagggcagattttagtaattccttttttagaccctaatagtagttagcctCTGTAAGCTTCTTCTCTATATCGTatacctattaatagtttaaaatctctacttacgaAGGGGACTAGGCCGGAAGCTCAAAATGCTAATAAGAACGAGACGTAGCGAGAGAGCGTAGttagcgttataataataaaaaaaagacgactcttTTCTATCGGACCCCCTAGAGTCGCCTCCTccctaataaataatataaaaacgaagcgtaatagaattattaatatagtagcgacgTAAAAAAACCGTATCGCTAGGagtattaacgaattttaaataaaatagcaaACCTCCTACCCTTACTCGCTAATATTTAAACCGAACGATAAGcgataagttaataaaactataagaataagaacgataattagaggaagaaatccttattataacgtaCGAAGAGCGCCTacgtaaaaaataagtaaatttagaacGCTTACGGAGCTCCTtaaatagcccggccccCGTGCTAAGGGCTACGGTCTTAGCTATAGTAGCCTCGGACGTTAGCTtcgatataaatagaaacgtAAACCCCTAGATTaaggatagtttaataagtaaagccgCTTTTAAAGCGCCGCtcgagtaataataaagtaacgagttcgtactacctaagcccctatttactagctccctcctaatttaaataagcgcCGTAAATAAAACGTCTACGTTTAGACCGCTATCCcttcttaacttattatacgctaataaatcggtacgggatttatagagcttcctctttaactattactatcgcttcgatctataggcttaataaataaaaatagaccgcgacaaagtagtatatacggtTAGCTACCTAAACGGcggtataaaaacctcctaaatatattatatctttaactactaaaggacccccggttttataatagactaggttatataaaaagaactagagacctttttataaaataacctatctAATCCCGCTAGCTAAAGAATAGTAgcgagtatataactaaatagcgcctcgtaaggctaaaaaaaaaaagtcgacgagttcgttagccgcattaataagctcgaaatagaattaaaatatatcctaataaagaaatagaaAATCTctacgctaataagtaagctacggcCCGAACTACGCCTCGTAATAGTATCGTAAATAGAACTTCCGCGGACTtacctatagctaatatcgctaataagacatattaaataatcctcgCTATTAGTAGGGAGCCTACGAACgtcccctaggtaatattctaatttaaacttaaacgaGCTAGCGAGAAAATACCGgggcgttaataagttaaatacgcAAAGAATACGCCGTAACtcgcttagtaaggatactacgtattataattataaagagactagctatattataagggattGCCCGTAACTATgggagtagtattaatagtactataattatagtaaaactaggtaCCTTGCTAATAGCTACCCgagcgttatatattataaatataactaaaaggggcataaggccgctagttattaattagaccttaccctagctaagtagcgcggattagtaacgagctcgaatactatcttaataaaaagaatagctagcgattaataagggcggcgCTTAGACATCCCgacctatatatacctaaactacgtataaaagaagctaagcgcccttatcGATTCGGGAGTAAAAGGgaacgtagttaatattaagctacttaataactttaacgcTAATCTACGAATTtacctattactatagttaataaacgtcgagggcaaataaatagagacgctaagaagctactacttacggcttcgaattactaatagcaACTACGTAACGGAGacatagctatattactttataatagctaatattatagtacctaCGCTTATCCTcggtttcccctagctagaggatattaacccgctaattaattaaaaataaaaaaagtagtagtatctAATTTACGAATAACATATCCGCTTAAATaccctaaaaaaggggctattaaataacttagttttagtaatacttatatatatcgtaattaacttagctataaatagcgaTATAGTACCGGCGAGCGTAGCTAAGGATTAGaagctacgttactaagactttaacgacttatttttaaaaaagaaagctatTTCGCTACTAAATAGAGTACTGTAcgactactatattaaact
The window above is part of the Colletotrichum lupini chromosome 9, complete sequence genome. Proteins encoded here:
- a CDS encoding serine endopeptidase; protein product: MRRADDNAPETAANKSTVEPKRFIVEFDKGADASALAADIANQRGAKVLRVFTSDIFTGAAVETDVENIDSLQALEPVKVAWQSRKLKLAPSTPLASFVENATAIDYDIHHMTGVDKLHEAGVLGKGAKVAVVDTGIWYTHEALGGGFGEGFKVAGGYDFVGDGSWPNEGQVKNPDADPLDQQGHGTHVAGIIAGNSSILTGVAPAATLYAYKVFGTVDGTDEDTLIEAFLAAYEAGVDIITSSIGGISGFTDNAWAVVATRLVDQGVVVTISAGNDGQAGAYAASSGSSGEHVVAVASVEADVLASSSFRGVFSLGGETNETRVAYRAVEDWYPSEVKDWPIVPLSLNSSTADEACNPLPAGTTPDLTGVVALVRRGGCNFDQKQRNLAPFNASHILFYSNEMPLVRPTTEDTSSLIAMVDARVGAAIIGTVRAGGKVTADFTERPIFHIVGINNEENGGVASSFTSIGATNDLFIKPDVAAPGGQILSSYVGGGYAILSGTSMSCPYVAGVAALWAGKFGGRSVHGPEWAKNLAMRLISSGEAIKWDDGQLNNNPYDFLAPVAQVGTGLINATKVLEYGTALSFAKFALNDTHHFSRYHAVDITNAGAEPVTYNFEQQEFGGMNTVNLDPTAWGTPKIAWFEEVMSAPQKMTPSISFPRPLTVQPGETKTAQFGFNYPDAAAQGLDAAKLPLYSGKVLIKGNNGETLGVPYLGLAADLHKDVGIMFQYPTGFPRITSTRSDIPIAQKANFTFNLDPAVQDFPNLYARIQYATRELRWDIFDASWVERDWKYPPVVGQAGFVGAATSWAKASGKTFIDPSVDDPNDIITLPMRDVPRDIVGVYGVELWWLGRLANGTQIAPGKYKMRFAALVPFGNPEASDNWDVYETPAFEVLPLSV
- a CDS encoding sugar porter family MFS transporter, which encodes MSNDITQKTASQPQDPIHVEKGPSHITHLNDVSLDDKGLNNEAHEGTNIEHSFGVWQGLKTYKRAAFWSILISTTVIMEGYDVTLIGSFYGYPAFREKYGEYLDEENGYQISSSWQQKFNAIGAVANIVGAILNGYLTPKFGHRKVLIFSLVWLAAFVFVVFFAHNIEMQLAGQVLCNIPWGVFATTGPAYAAEVTPLAIRGYLTSYVNLCWCIGQFISAGILKGLVDVKGQWSYKIPFAVQWVWPIPLIIAAWLAPESPWHHVRQGNLDAAKKSLARLSEPEHNVDLDATVAMMVHTNKLEIEEQAGASLFDCFKGTNLRRTEIACMAFMSQITNGGALCYSGSFFFQQTGISASASYAISLGGTGIAFLGTCISWLYIYKFGRRTIWIVGFSLLVACLWIIGFLSVAPNQTGGIIWGQSILCVVWLGFYSMSVGPIVYTLVAEIGSTRLRTQTVVLARSTYYVGNIICGGLIQPKMLAPGDWNLKGKTAFFWAVLATLTWIWGYFRMFETKGRTFGEMDVMFQKGVSARQSGKYQLTSEEVFIAEQHQTLSRNQTEKL